The Pelodiscus sinensis isolate JC-2024 chromosome 6, ASM4963464v1, whole genome shotgun sequence genome has a segment encoding these proteins:
- the LOC142830019 gene encoding uncharacterized protein LOC142830019, producing MSQAQDPPGPSTEPSGDPARGSKRRAPSWSGPELKTLLELWGEEEALQALKSRRRNANIYGRMAEALAQKGHYPRTQDQVRSKVKELRQGYVKAREESSHSGAVPYYCPYYSELDQILGGSGEARTPRQFVQSGLADPVVDAPEEDPEQSGDGDMVPEEEDSAETATLTLEPVTQTPEASQVSSGAGEEAAAGPAVQEGRSTPAPPPSRGHGSRRHRRVYADILRQHMEAVQELNSILRERAEAEDRWRDRLMEELVQQRTSLTATLREVCGLPAPVPGPAPPAPHDSAPQTLLPQQHPFPPLDLPLPQPPQFPSPSLPMALLSPRPPCPKSTPASQPTGAPPDPVAMVDPEHEAQAGEGNQASTVQPDPLPPLQVSSPLPPLQVSSPLPPLQVSSTPITPVKSQRKGSTRCLLYIVLSTSKMSKLFLCLQQLYYFLRDI from the exons atgtcccaggctcaagaccctcctggcccttccacagagccttctggggacccagccaggggctccaaacgccgggcaccatcctggtctggcccagagctcaagacccttctggagctctggggagaggaggaggccttacaagccctcaaaagccggcggcgaaatgccaacatttatggccgcatggcagaggccctggcccagaagggccactacccccgcacccaggaccaggtgcgctccaaagtaaaagagctgcgccaggggtacgtcaaggccagggaggagagctcccattctggggcagtcccctactactgcccttactacagcgagctggaccagatcctgggtggcagtggtgaagcacgcacaccacggcagTTTGTCCAGTCAGGattggcagaccctgtggtggacgctccagaggaggacccagagcagtctggagacggggacatggtgccagaggaggaggacagtgcggagacggcgaccctcaccctggagccagtcacccagaccccagaggcctcccaggtgtcatctggcgcaggagaggaagcagcag ccggaccagccgtgcaagagggccgcagcaccccagccccacctccatctcggggacatgggagccgcagacacaggcgtgtctatgcggacatcctgaggcagcacatggaggccgtgcaggagctcaactccatcctgagagagagggcggaggcagaggatcggtggcgtgaccggctgatggaggagctggtccagcagcgcacgtccctgactgccactctcagggaggtctgcggcttgcctgctcctgtgcctggtcctgctcctccagcaccccatgactcCGCCCCACAAACCctccttccacaacagcatccctttccccccttggacctccctctcccccagcctccccagttccccagcccctctctccccatggccctcctctcccccaggcctccatgtcccaagagcaccccagccagccaaccgacaggtgcaccacccgatcccgtggccatggtggaccccgaacacgaggcccaggcaggagagggaaatcaggcaagcaccgtgcaacctgatccccttccccccctccaggtttcaagtccccttccccccctccaggtttcaagtccccttccccccctccaggtttcaagcacccccatcaccccagttaaatcacaaagaaagggttcaacaagatgtttattgtacatagttttgtcaacatcaaaaatgagcaaactttttttatgtttgcaacagttatactattttttgagagatatttaa